Part of the Serinus canaria isolate serCan28SL12 chromosome 1, serCan2020, whole genome shotgun sequence genome is shown below.
aatacatactttttgtttaaaaaaatgtatttgcaggTTCTGGCACAAAGTAACACTTTAAAGGCACGTCATATTTTGGCAATCTATATTTGCAATTAACTGTGCAACAATAACAACATGACCTGTAATTAACTATTTAGAACTGCAAGACCAGATGATCTCCCTTCTTCCTGGAATGGCCTTATTAATCAGGTAACTGTTAAGTTGGACTGTTTAAGTGTTCTCCAAGCCATTTCTGCCATGGTCTGAGCTCTCCAACCCTAATCCAGCAAAGCATAACCAGCCCTAACTCATCATCTGAAAAGCCACATCAAATGCAATGGGATTAGTCACACTTTCACCATCTTTGCTGTCTCAGGGTCAGAACACTCAACCCAAGCAAAATGGAGCCCCTAAAAGCAAGTTGGGAGCCAAGTTCTGTCCTGCTCTACATCTGCACCAAAACTAGCAAAGGTAACGAGGGCAGAACTTGGCAACAGAAGCTCAATAATATTAATTGTTTTGATTTCAATACATCAATGCAAAAGGCACAATGACTCCAGTGAGGCCAGTGGAGACAAATGAAGTAAAACTGCTTTAAGACTGCATCAGGAGAACTGTGTAATTTTGCCCTTCCATATATTTCCAGGACTCCTGCTGGAATCTGCATGGGACAAAAATGTGTCTTTAGAGATATATGGCTTATACAGATGTAACTGGGTGGCAGAAGATTTTCAGTTCTTCAAGTTGTTTTTGGACAACTAAAAACTCAAAAAATTTTCAGCACACTAAAGAAAGATTCAATCTAAATCCCTAACTTTAAATGCTCCAAAGTAAGTTGCTTCTTGTGAAGAATCCAGTAGCAACGGGTTTGATACCTGGATACTTATCATTTCTCcggattttaatttaaaaaatccccctacatttacagaataaaaatgaaattctgaattCCCTGACCAGTATTTGGTGCTTCCTCCCTTCATCAACACATCAAAGCGCCTTATTTTAAGGTTTGTCTTAATCACATAAACCATCAACTGAAGCCCTCTTTTAGTCAAGTTTCCTGAAGTTTCATGATGTCTAAAACAAATATTGGCATAAAGATAGTAAAATCCATCTTGATTAACAATTAGCTTTCCATCACTGAATGTCATATTTGATAAGTTTGCCTGGCCTTTGTCATGATGCCAGGATGTGAGGTTCACTTTGCGAGTTCctggagataaaagaaaaaaaaaaaagaaagattatttaTAAAGATTTGACAAACTCCAACATTTAGAAAGCAACCTCTATGATTTTAGAACCAATAGCAACTAGAGTGTTATAGGCTAAAGTGAATATGAAgcaattattataaaaattcctaaaaaaaaccacctcttTTCACCATACATTCCCAGATCTTGCTTGGTACTTATAACTGTGCCCTCCCAGCAGAACACCTGCTGGACTATGGTACAAAACAGCTGCTTGGCCTATAGTTTGTTTATGCTAAGCAACCATGCAACAAGCTCTGCACAGGCATTGCATTCCACCTAAAACTTTATTCAAGTTACAAACAGTTGAGGAGAATGTGAAAAACGTGTTACTGGTCTTTAACATGTAGGTGTTGACAAGGAATAActaaaaattcagaagaaatgcTGAACTGGCAATTCCCAAAAGAGAAAACTTATGAAACCTTCCATATTTTATGTTCTTATGACTGTAGTGGTAGAAAGgtaaacatattttttgtttgacaacaccaaaaaaatggggaaaagtcAGTGTAGTTGCGTATCTTTAGTACTACACACTATGCTGCCTAGACTTCACACAGCACTTCAAGTATGTATGACAAACTTCCTGATAGGCACCAGCCACTAACATTTTATTATTCAGGGTAACAGCCAGGGCATAACACAACAGATGGGAGGTGGCCAACTTGTCCCCCTAACCACTAGTAATTTTCAACACACACAACTGACTCCACTTGCTCCCTCCCACAGCAGTGGGTTCACGTAGGTAGCAGAGACCTTCACACCTCAGCCTCCCAGTGCATCTGAATGCCTGCTTTAAATATTCAGTACCTTGTTCTCCCAATATGGAACCAAAACAGTCCATCCTTGGCAAACTTTCCATGgcacccagcagggcacagtgcCCTCTCCCCCAAGCATGGGCAGAGGCATGCCCCAGGACCCCACCGGGTCTGTGCAGAAAGGGAGGGGAAGTAGGAACAGGGGGATTTAAGATGAATCTCCCCTAACTGCCAAGGGCAACCAGCTTTTCCATGTGAGAGGAATATTTTAACAGCAGCCCAGAACAAAAACCTTCTGGCATTCTTCCACAAAGACATAAGCAAAAGCACTGTCACAGGCAGATCACAAGTAGCTGCTCCCCTATGGGTCTAGTGCAGCCAGGTAGAAATTATAAAAGCAAGAACAGACAGAGAAGCCAACTTCTCTGCAgtgcctcaaaaaaaaaaaaaaaatctgaaatccaTCAATTAACTGTAAAAAGACAGCAAGATCTTAAGTCTCTTAGCCTGCAATTATTCACCTGCAAAATATATTGAGTTAGGGGTACGAGAGTGCTTCTCTGAAACACCAGGAACAGCTGAGGAAATTACAGAACTTATCTGCATAGCACTAAGTCTGGGAGAAATACTGCCCCATGCAGGGAGGGCTACCTTCAAGATGAGGAGGACAGGCAAGAAATCACTGCCTGGGTCAGAGGAGAGGCACATTAGATACAGGACAGGAACACACACCAATGACAGCACAGAAAGGCATGCCATGATTGCCTGGTGGCACACTGGGTAGTTGCTAGGCAGGTTCTATTTACCTGACAAGTCAACTTTTAAGTTGCCAGTCAAGCTGCAATTTTGAAGAAATCCTCAGTGGGAAAGTGCTCTgctgaagaagggaaaagagagcaaACAGGCGCCACAGTCGCTTGTAACTGAGAGAGGGGCTCTGGGTGAATTTTGGTTACACTATTTGGATGCTCAGGGGAACAGGCCAAAAGATGATGGGAGATAACCTTCTCTGTTTCAAGCAAAGGATTTCTACAGATAACTTCTGGAAGTCCCTTCCAAGCTAGACTCCAATGCTGTGATCATGTGTGCTGGGGCAGACAGGCATTTTGCCACAATTCAGAGCTCCAGAAGAGGtgtgccacagccagcagcacagcacaaagatGCTCCAGTAGGGATTATGCCATGCAGCCTGTAATGGAAGGAGGCAAGCAGGTTCTTGGCACTTCTGGTGGTAACACACCTACATTTGGAGACAGCAAAACAAGCACTACCCTGAAACACAGGAAGTGCAGGAAACTGGAGCATGCAAGTACCAGATCTGCTGTCCATCAATGTTATGTATCAGAAACTCTGACACATAACCCAAGCCATGGGACAGTCAAAAGTGCTGCAATACAGTATCTTCTGGGAAATAATTTACTTTGGAACCATGAAAAAACCAGCACAAGGTAAGTCCTGTTGACAGAGAAGGAAGTGGCTGGGGGATAATGAACAAAATAGCCTTCCAGACAGGgcaaaaagctttatttaagaATTCAAGATAATGTATGCTTCTTCCCAAActgaagataaataaaaaacaatgtCTTGCGCTTTTTTTGTGAGCTTGAATTAAGACTAACACAATgagttaaataaaattaattagcAAGAAGGAAGATCATGTGAGGggaacagaagagaaaggagcCATGTTTTGACAATTTGTTTGCATCCTAGTAGCTTTCAGGTATAAATAAAGCCtgaaaaaaggagcaaagtACTCTTTGCTCTGAAAAGTATTTTGGAGGCAAAGGGCAGCTAAGTCAAACCTGCAGCTGTAAATAGCTCAGAATACTACAGCATTTCCTTAGACAGCTAAAGGTATCAATTCACACCCCAAATGATATATttaacatttatatttatttctgtttgcaatGTTCCCCTTTCAACTGTGACTAATTTCTGTAATCAATGTATAAACCAAAATtcactgttttcatttaaaacctAGGTAGCATTTATAGTGAACTCTGGTAAAAACCAACCAGCAAGCATCCAGCTCTAACCTAaggcagcaaacaaaaaatacacacagCAAGCCAAACCACCACAGCTTCAGTGCCAAAGGGTGGGTGGGGACACCACAATCTGAGAAGGGtcattttcccccctcccttgCACTATCTCCCAAGCTGCAAAAGTCCACCTGAGGCCTGACATTATTGTGAAccaaatcaaagcaaaatgttCTCTCACAGACCCTGCTCAGTTCCCCTTCATGAAGGGTGTTCAGTAGAAAACTGCTTAAAATCCTGTTTGACAGGGATGAGGactatttttcttccctggcaCTGTTTATTCTGGATGAGTTTGATGACAGTAGAGAACCTTAAAATACTAAGAACAGATCTGTCCACTCAGGGATGGCAGAAAACAATTCAGATGGATTTCAGACATGCAGGGAATccaaggaagaaaatagaaattgcAGCTTGCAGTCAGAGAAAACAtgatgggagaggaaaaaccCCTGGTGACCCCTCAggcaaatttttctttcccaaaagaGAAAGCTTGTCTTTATGCCTGTCACTAATCTCTGTGCTACCCAGCCAAATGGGTATTGCCTCATGCCAGTGAGCATGATATTGAAGTGCCTCACAACCAGCAGGTTCAGGGCTCCTGCCATCCCTAAGGATGCAACCCCTCACTGCAATGCCCACAAGGGCTGCAGAAGCTGTGCTCATGGATTAACTCCTGGCAACACTCTTCTGAAAGAGGCAAAAGCCAGATCAGAGAAGAGTAGATGCACAGCTCATCACACTGGCAAGGAGCtgatctgcagaaaaaaagagcaatgtCTCCCTGGCCATCACCCATAGATGTGCTGTGCCACACCCTTGAAAGTCAATGCAGCAAAGCACAACTGTAAAAATTACCAGCTGCTGAAAATTACAGTTGTAAAATTACAGTCTACAGCAACATCCAGGTAGGCAGCAAATAAATTCCACACGGAAAAAGGTGGATTTCACAGACTGTAACAGTGACACACACTCCACTTCCACAGATAAGCGATCTGTTCCTATTACTAGCAAATTAACAGAAACCTTCCTAAGATAAAATGCTAAGGCAAGTTTACTGATACTGAATCCTCTACTATTGACCTACTGAAAAGTAGGTCAAAGCCAAAATCTGACTGAAATAGAAGATTGTCAGGAGGCATTTGAGCTAACAAGGCAGCCTGTGGAAGTTCTGACTGCCATGTGACAAGCTGTTTAAGCTCTCTGCTATAAAGCTCTGGATTGTGGCAATGCCAATGCACTTGAAAGAATCCCATCCCTCCAGGCAAGAAGCTGTTCAGAAGTGCTTTGTCTTTAAATAGAGCAAGAGCAAGGTATTACTATGCAGGCTCCTAAAATCTCAGATTTCAAGTTTCAACACACCATTCCCCTTTGGTTTCATtacataaaacagaaaatcaatgTGCATAGCTCAATTATCAATGAGTTCAGCCCTGCAGAATGTACAAATCTTGAGAGAAAGAAGACAGTGGTGATCAATGCATCCCTTCTTAAGATCCTCTACCtaacagcttcagaaaaaacTCTGGTTTACTTCTACCACACCAACTGTTGAGAATACAGCACTGAGAATACagcaaaaaatcccaactgACAGTGCCCCAGGGCAAAAACTACAACTGTTCTAACACTATCTTAAAATGttagaaattaatcttttcctctggaaagTGTTCCAAGGCAGACTCATGTCTTGTTCCCCTGACATTGTACTAGCAAGGATATTCACAAAGCCATCTGAATACTTGTGTGCAGAAAATAAGAGCTCTGGCCAGATAAAAGAACGCCATCCTCTTACCACAGGGGCAGATAAAAGCCACaagaacaattttttccccctgctcagTAGCTTGGGCAATGTCTGTGCTGGTACATGCTCGTATGTACGCATGCATCCTCATGGCTGGTGTCCAGCAGGACTGAAAAACTCCTGAAGGGCCCTACAGGccaaaggaaaatgggaaactTTAGAGGACAGCATTCAATGTAGATCTTCCTTCCTCACCTGAAGACAGCACAAAGGGGCAGGATTTGCCCCTCAAGAGGTTGGTCAAGAAAAAGGGCAATTTGAAATGGAGACCATTTCAAATCAGGACAAGACTGATACAAAGGGGAGCCATCCTCCTTTTACAACTactcctgctgcctctgaaatCCTTTAATGCATCCAATTTATTCTCACTATCAAAAGCCATCTCTGAAGTCCCAGTCTGTTGGTGTTTTGTTGAAATATCTTCATATACTTCACTTTCGATACATTCATATTAGTATTGGAAGCATTCACTTAAATATCAAACTTACCAGATGGAATATTCTTATCATCAATAATGAGATGGGCAAAAGGCTGCTTCTCAGGTTTGCTCCTCTTGTACAGTTCAAGTCCCAATGCCTCCATTGCAGCTAGAGATAAAAGAATTGCATTATCCCAAAAAGACAAGTTTACTGGAACTAAAATATTGCTTACTCATAAACCAATGCCTACCTTTTTCTGGTCTTGGTGGCGTTCTTCCCATAGCACGCTGGACTTCCTAAAATGAGAAGGACACATTGCTTTGATGCTTTCTTGGTTTGGTAACAATGTTTAGTTTGCACACTTACAATGGTCTGTGAATGTA
Proteins encoded:
- the TNFSF11 gene encoding tumor necrosis factor ligand superfamily member 11 encodes the protein MRRASRDYTKYLRGSEELGSGAAHESAPAPPPPPPPAHPHPPPASRSLLAALVLLGLGQVVCSVALFLYFRAQMDPTRISKEHAHCVRTLFGHQESTDLHDASFESQEAKLMPESCRSVKQALQRAVQREVQRAMGRTPPRPEKAAMEALGLELYKRSKPEKQPFAHLIIDDKNIPSGTRKVNLTSWHHDKGQANLSNMTFSDGKLIVNQDGFYYLYANICFRHHETSGNLTKRGLQLMVYVIKTNLKIRRFDVLMKGGSTKYWSGNSEFHFYSVNVGGFFKLKSGEMISIQVSNPLLLDSSQEATYFGAFKVRDLD